The Pelobates fuscus isolate aPelFus1 chromosome 2, aPelFus1.pri, whole genome shotgun sequence genome has a segment encoding these proteins:
- the LOC134585430 gene encoding cysteine-rich venom protein-like yields MLLIAFLCLSTLLQLSVANDEAILPNWPYNRTNVKSRSALPTESTGRPVTIPKENIDKMANVPFSALSTSNADVRKLIIDTHNYLRTLVKPSASNMLKMVWNDAAAQTAARYASQCIAGHSAPNLRTIPNFNCGENIFLSTFKASWDDVLKSFYSEVVDFIYGYGPRLPNIQTGHYTQLTWATSFQVGCAVAQCSNAKYTYNYVCHYCPPGNFNSSIGFPYKAGKACGDCPSSCENGLCTNPCPFQDWFADCKEFYFGQKCDADLDRDCPATCRCSKNQIK; encoded by the exons GATGAAGCCATACTACCAAATTGGCCATATAATCGAACAAACGTGAAGAGCCGAAGTGCATTACCCACAGAATCTACTGGGAGACCAGTTACAATTCCTAAAGAAAACATTGACAAAATG gcCAATGTACCGTTCTCTGCACTGTCAACAAGCAATGCCGATGTCAGGAAACTCATTATAGACACACATAATTACCTGAGAACATTAGTTAAACCATCTGCAAGCAACATGTTAAAAATG GTGTGGAATGATGCTGCAGCTCAGACAGCAGCAAGGTATGCCAGCCAGTGCATCGCTGGTCATAGTGCTCCAAATCTCAGAACAATCCCAA ATTTCAATTGTGGTGAAAATATATTTCTATCAACATTTAAAGCCTCTTGGGATGATGTGCTTAAATCATTTTATAGTGAAGTTGTTGATTTTATATATGGGTATGGACCAAGACTTCCAAATATACAGACTGGTCATTATACACAG ctTACATGGGCCACTTCCTTTCAGGTTGGATGCGCTGTTGCCCAGTGCTCAaatgctaaatacacatacaacTATGTCTGCCATTACTGTCCACC AGGAAACTTCAATAGCTCAATTGGCTTCCCATACAAAGCTGGAAAGGCATGTGGAGATTGCCCATCATCATGTGAAAATGGCCTGTGCA cAAATCCTTGTCCCTTTCAGGACTGGTTTGCCGACTGCAAAGAATTTTATTTTGGACAAAAATGTGATGCAGACCTTGATAGAGATTGTCCTGCTACTTGCCGGTGctctaaaaatcaaataaaatag